A region from the Buteo buteo chromosome 19, bButBut1.hap1.1, whole genome shotgun sequence genome encodes:
- the M6PR gene encoding cation-dependent mannose-6-phosphate receptor isoform X1, translated as MSSLCHTSAVLVFFMALAVGVGAQQSNERSCDVIGNESSESQMERALLKKLEPLSQMRFNVTVEKGKTENYVYHFRVCREVNSTLHDFGGLVQTDRQNGKTTVIGRINETQVFNGSDWIMLIYKGGDSYGRHCSGEKRRAVIMISCKRGVTASSFSIISEEREKEQECFYLFEMDSSVACPAEDSHLSVGSILLITFASLIAVYIIGGFLYQRLVVGAKGMEQFPHFAFWQDLGNLVADGCDFVCRSKPRNAPAAYRGVGDDQLGEESEERDDHLLPM; from the exons ATGTCATCACTTTGCCATACCTCTGCTGTGCTGGTATTCTTTATGGCCCTTGCTGTGGGTGTAGGGGCTCAACAGTCGAATGAGAGGAGCTGTGATGTGATTGGTAATGAAAGCAGCGAGTCGCAAATGGAAAGAGCCCTGCTGAAGAAACTAGAGCCCCTGAGCCAAATGAG gtttAACGTGACTGTGgagaaaggcaaaacagaaaactacGTCTACCATTTCAGGGTGTGCAGGGAGGTCAACAGCACCTTGCACGATTTTGGTGGCCTGGTGCAAACAGATAGACAGAATGGAAAGACCACAGTGATAGGAAGAATCAATGAAACCCAGGTCTTCAATGGAA GTGACTGGATCATGCTGATTTATAAAGGAGGTGATTCATATGGTAGGCACTGCAGCGGTGAGAAGAGAAGAGCTGTGATAATGATTTCTTGCAAGCGGGGAGTTACAGCG AGTTCATTCAGCATTATTTCAGAAGAGCgggaaaaggagcaggagtGTTTCTACCTCTTTGAGATGGACAGCAGTGTGGCATGTCCAGCTGAGGATTCCCACCTCAGCGTCGGCTCCATTCTACTGATCAC GTTTGCTTCACTGATTGCAGTCTACATCATTGGTGGGTTCCTCTACCAGCGCCTTGTAGTGGGAGCAAAGGGCATGGAGCAGTTTCCCCACTTTGCCTTCTGGCAAGATCTGGGCAATTTAGTGGCG GATGGCTGTGACTTTGTCTGCCGATCTAAGCCTCGAAACGCACCAGCTGCATACCGTGGTGTGGGTGATGACCAGCTTGGTGAGGAATCAGAAGAACGGGATGACCACTTGCTACCAATGTGA
- the LOC142042215 gene encoding killer cell lectin-like receptor subfamily G member 1, protein MAAPGSDSSTNEERRGAEHLQTGDRVGNGERLPSATEPLPAFPLAPSVEGSRRPSLPSGLAIPPPRPATYLQTPCLWPAVVPGLAIGFGLLSISLASALIWKISDCHPRCPEQWVAYRGSCYSFSKEKKDWFSSQKYCREQGAHLLVISDTSEMDLFKNIQTGCFWIGLRNRTGSGWIWEDDSVFSVTKVLSNSAVQRCVVLMKDHFQASSCEFSAPWICEKSLR, encoded by the exons ATGGCCGCGCCCGGTAGCGATTCCTCAACGAATGAGGAGCGGCG AGGTGCGGAGCACCTGCAGACGGGCGACCGCGTCGGTAACGGCGAAAGGCTCCCCAGCGCCACCGAGCCCTTGCCCGCCTTCCCCCTGGCTCCCTCAGTCGAAGGCAGCAGGAGGCCATCGCTGCCCTCGGGCCTTGCCATCCCCCCACCGCGCCCCGCCACGTACCTCCAGA cTCCCTGTCTGTGGCCAGCAGTTGTGCCGGGCTTGGCTATAGGCTTTGGGTTACTGAGCATCTCCCTAGCGAGTGCTTTGATTTGGAAGATAA GTGACTGCCACCCACGCTGCCCTGAACAGTGGGTGGCCTACAGAGGGAGCTGCTACTCCTTCTCCAAGGAGAAGAAAGACTGGTTTTCCAGCCAGAAATACTGCCGGGAACAGGGAGCTCATCTCCTGGTGATCAGCGATACCAGCGAAATG GACCTGTTCAAGAATATTCAAACAGGATGTTTCTGGATTGGACTGAGGAACAGAACAGGCTCTGGATGGATTTGGGAAGATGACTCTGTGTTCAGTGTCACCAA GGTCCTCTCTAACAGCGCTGTGCAACGCTGTGTTGTCCTGATGAAAGATCACTTTCAGGCCTCCAGCTGTGAATTTTCTGCTCCATGGATCTGTGAGAAATCTCTTAGATAA
- the M6PR gene encoding cation-dependent mannose-6-phosphate receptor isoform X2: protein MSAAPGFPLAESASSAAPFLLPVHGAGERSQPGRRRRPVPSAPAAPGPPRHRRARSMGLPMSSLCHTSAVLVFFMALAVGVGAQQSNERSCDVIGNESSESQMERALLKKLEPLSQMRFNVTVEKGKTENYVYHFRVCREVNSTLHDFGGLVQTDRQNGKTTVIGRINETQVFNGSDWIMLIYKGGDSYGRHCSGEKRRAVIMISCKRGVTASSFSIISEEREKEQECFYLFEMDSSVACPAEDSHLSVGSILLITFASLIAVYIIGGFLYQRLVVGAKGMEQFPHFAFWQDLGNLVADGCDFVCRSKPRNAPAAYRGVGDDQLGEESEERDDHLLPM from the exons ATGTCGGCAGCTCCCGGGTTCCCATTGGCGGAGAGCGCCAGTTCCGCCGCGCCCTTCCTGCTTCCGGTTCACGGGGCGGGCGAGAGGAGCCAGCCGGGACGGCGGAGGAGGCCGGTGCCGTCCGCGCCTGCGGCCCCCGGGCCGCCCCGTCACCGCCGGGCGCGCAGCATGGGACTCCC GATGTCATCACTTTGCCATACCTCTGCTGTGCTGGTATTCTTTATGGCCCTTGCTGTGGGTGTAGGGGCTCAACAGTCGAATGAGAGGAGCTGTGATGTGATTGGTAATGAAAGCAGCGAGTCGCAAATGGAAAGAGCCCTGCTGAAGAAACTAGAGCCCCTGAGCCAAATGAG gtttAACGTGACTGTGgagaaaggcaaaacagaaaactacGTCTACCATTTCAGGGTGTGCAGGGAGGTCAACAGCACCTTGCACGATTTTGGTGGCCTGGTGCAAACAGATAGACAGAATGGAAAGACCACAGTGATAGGAAGAATCAATGAAACCCAGGTCTTCAATGGAA GTGACTGGATCATGCTGATTTATAAAGGAGGTGATTCATATGGTAGGCACTGCAGCGGTGAGAAGAGAAGAGCTGTGATAATGATTTCTTGCAAGCGGGGAGTTACAGCG AGTTCATTCAGCATTATTTCAGAAGAGCgggaaaaggagcaggagtGTTTCTACCTCTTTGAGATGGACAGCAGTGTGGCATGTCCAGCTGAGGATTCCCACCTCAGCGTCGGCTCCATTCTACTGATCAC GTTTGCTTCACTGATTGCAGTCTACATCATTGGTGGGTTCCTCTACCAGCGCCTTGTAGTGGGAGCAAAGGGCATGGAGCAGTTTCCCCACTTTGCCTTCTGGCAAGATCTGGGCAATTTAGTGGCG GATGGCTGTGACTTTGTCTGCCGATCTAAGCCTCGAAACGCACCAGCTGCATACCGTGGTGTGGGTGATGACCAGCTTGGTGAGGAATCAGAAGAACGGGATGACCACTTGCTACCAATGTGA